The Candidatus Eisenbacteria bacterium nucleotide sequence TCCTCGTCCTCACGATCTTCGCGGTCATGCTGACGCACCGGATCGCCGACGTGCACGTCTCGAACCGCGCCGTCGCACGGCCCCTGGCCGTGGTCCTCGTCGGCGGGGTGTTCGCCTGGTTGGTGCGCGCCGGGACGGCGGCGACCTGGGTCGCGAAGGAGGCGACCGCGCCCCAGCCCACGACCTATGGGATCGGGAACGCCTTCCTCACCGACTACGTGCTCCCGTACGAGATTGCATCGCTCGTCCTCCTGGTCGCGTTGATCGGCGCGGTCGTCGTCTCACGCAAGGAGATCCGCGGCTGATGGAGGGGGTGACGGTCACCCACTTCGTCGTCCTGTCGGCGATCCTCTTCTCGCTCGGGCTCTTCTGCGTCGTCACGCGCCGGAACGCGCTCGGCATCCTCATGGGGATCGAGCTCATCCTCAACTCCGCCAACGTCAACTACGTCGCCTTCGCTCGTTACGGCCAGACCGGCTACGACGGCCAGGTCTTCGCCATCTTCGTCATCATGCTCGCAGCCGCCGAGGCGGCCAT carries:
- a CDS encoding NADH-quinone oxidoreductase subunit J; the protein is MPITTAVFYLLATFTVVCALGVALSNNIMYSAFSLMGTLLGVAGTFVVLGADFLGVVQLLVYVGGILVLTIFAVMLTHRIADVHVSNRAVARPLAVVLVGGVFAWLVRAGTAATWVAKEATAPQPTTYGIGNAFLTDYVLPYEIASLVLLVALIGAVVVSRKEIRG
- the nuoK gene encoding NADH-quinone oxidoreductase subunit NuoK — encoded protein: MEGVTVTHFVVLSAILFSLGLFCVVTRRNALGILMGIELILNSANVNYVAFARYGQTGYDGQVFAIFVIMLAAAEAAIGLAIVLGIYQTFETIDVDATDRLRG